In Haliotis asinina isolate JCU_RB_2024 chromosome 16, JCU_Hal_asi_v2, whole genome shotgun sequence, the following are encoded in one genomic region:
- the LOC137268824 gene encoding uncharacterized protein, with translation MLDTVNFHLSLESTAESNPPEEEAMDLDADVKEKAVNNIYMSGASIVEEPQQNHVDPDKPGGRQNQASLVRMANRTRELLRPKEPRSLDFQLDDNFLPDYFLRGDVRNKGERHLVFATDRQLQHLSVSRQWFMDGTFKIVRRPFHQLLTIHAFVRAGKDFKLVPLVFVIMSRRRTSDYVKIFKNILEALPKKPTVKTIILDFELAAWKGVRKSLPDIRIRGCLFHMTQAVWRKCQELGLQVAYMEDDDIHKFVRKLMALPFLPVADVTRLFHRLSDRVQANGMLRQLTDYFESQWITHPMFTPRTWSVLNIAVRTNNFVEGWHRWMNNKVREQSLGVYRLVPELYQEAKLLPLQTRLVQEGRLKAYVRKTSSARQDEVFTLWNQFKDGDLSLSQLLTRCAAIHGSIHCFNKTLSQRSFSGPPNNPKECLIT, from the exons ATGCTGGACACCGTCAACTTCCATCTAAGTCTGGAATCAACTGCCGAGTCAAATCCCCCAGAAGAAGAAGCTATGGATCTGGACGCTGAT GTGAAGGAAAAAGCCGTCAACAATATCTACATGTCGggagccagcattgttgaggaGCCTCAGCAAAACCACGTCGATCCGGACAAGCCTGGTGGTCGTCAGAACCAAGCCTCTTTAGTGAGGATGGCCAACAGAACGAGGGAGCTTCTTCGTCCTAAAGAACCTCGGTCTTTGGACTTTCAG TTGGACGACAACTTTTTACCTGACTACTTCTTGCGTGGTGACGTAAGAAACAAAGGCGAGAGGCATTTGGTGTTTGCCACAGACCGGCAATTACAGCACTTGAGTGTGAGTAGGCAGTGGTTCATGGACGGTACTTTTAAGATTGTTAGAAGGCCGTTCCATCAGCTACTGACTATTCATGCTTTTGTGCGGGCTGGCAAGGACTTTAAGCTGGTGCCTCTTGTGTTTGTTATAATGTCAAGGCGGAGGACATCTGATTATGTCAAGATTTTCAAGAACATCCTAGAGGCTCTTCCGAAGAAACCAACAGTGAAAACAATAATCTTGGATTTTGAGTTGGCTGCCTGGAAAGGTGTACGGAAGTCTCTGCCTGACATCCGTATTCGTGGGTGTTTGTTCCACATGACCCAAGCAGTTTGGCGGAAATGTCAAGAACTGGGTCTACAG GTAGCTTACATGGAGGATGACGACATTCACAAGTTTGTGAGGAAGCTAATGGCGCTCCCATTTCTTCCTGTGGCTGACGTGACAAGACTATTCCACAGACTATCGGATAGAGTTCAAGCGAATGGGATGTTGCGTCAACTCACTGACTATTTCGAAAGTCAATGGATCACCCACCCTATGTTCACCCCACGCACCTGGTCCGTCTTAAACATTGCAGTCAGGACTAACAACTTTGTTGAAG gCTGGCACAGGTGGATGAACAACAAGGTGAGGGAGCAGTCGCTGGGAGTATACCGCCTGGTCCCAGAGCTATACCAGGAAGCTAAACTCCTTCCCCTCCAGACCAGACTCGTCCAGGAAGGACGTCTGAAGGCCTATGTACGAAAGACATCATCGGCAAGGCAAGATGAGGTTTTCACACTGTGGAACCAGTTCAAGGATGGTGATCTCTCCTTGTCCCAACTCTTGACGAGATGTGCGGCAATTCATGGGTCAATCCATTGTTTTAACAAAACTCTATctcaacggtccttttcaggaccaccaaacaacccaaaagaatgcttgataacttga